ATCAGTCAAATGAATTATTACTTTTTGCTCAATCATTTAAATCTAATTAATAAATGAAACATATCTTTGATCAGACAATACTTTAGCCATGTTTTGAAGCTTTAATGCAGATGTATAATATCTTGAGTTTTCTTTTGTGACTTCAAAGTTTTTAGGATTTTCATTATTGTTTCTTTCAACCAAACAGATATTAAACAAGTTTGTTACGACATTTCCAATAGCTTTTTCAGATCCATGTAATTTTGGAAGGATTTTTTGTTTGATTTGCGCATCAAAGTATCTTTCCCAATTATTCCACTCTTTAGGTTCGTTTTCATATCTCCATGCAACTACCATAAATCTTAAAATTTCGTTGATTACCCTAAAACCAAAATCAAAACTGGAATCTTTAAGAGTTTCCTGAAAACCTGTGAGCTCCATTGCCAAAGTATCCCATAAATTATCCTCACCATTATAAATTTGAGATAAAATTTCCTTTAAATCTTCAATGTTTAAATTAGAGATATCAGAATCTTCAAGTGGAGATTGCAAGTAATTAATGTCTCCTTTAAAATCATCATCACTGGAATCAGATAACATATAATCCCATGCGCGCAAAGTATCAAATTCAATAGTATTTGCCCTATCCAATACTTTTGGTGAGAACATATAAGTTGTTTCATCAACATTAACAGTACCTATTATGAAAAGATTATCTGGAAGTTTTAAAGTCTCATTATTACCATATAATGGAATTTCTTCACCACTTTCAATAGCTGACAGGAAATCAGCAAAATATCTTTCAACATGTGACAGATTCATTTCGTCTAAAATTAAAAAGTAGGGATTAGTTGGATCATTTTTAGCCTGTTTAATTAATTCATATGCAGGAGTTGACTGATAATCTTCTGTAATTACATTATAATATCCGACAATATTGGTATTATCAGTCCAATTTGCTCCAATAGGTATTATTTTATATAAATCTAGGTAATTATTAGTTAAATCCGGAACATTCTCAAAAGAATCATCAACATTAATTATAATTTCAACATCTTGATCCTTTTTTTGTTTTAGATGTTTTTGAATTTTTTTATCTTTTTCATAATATAACTTTCCCGTAATTCGAATTTTAGCCCAATATTCCTTGCCATTTACAAAAATACTTCCTTCACAATAACTTTTTGGAAAAACAGTATATTTATAGAAATCAGTTTCTAAATTCCATTCTGGTTTTTTACCCCGATTATCATATGAACAAAAATTGGAAGTTTGATGAATTTCAGCTTTATGATCTATAGGTATAGGAACATTACTAATAAATTTATTTACTAACTCCGAATTGATATTGAAATAGGTCTCATCTTTTCCTGAATCTAAAATTTGTTGAAAATAATTTGTTAATTCCTCATCCTTATATCTTAGCTGAACTAATAAATAAATTGACCCCTTTGCAGGTATTCCATCAATAGTTAAATCATAGTTCCCCTCATAATATTCAAAAGGAAATATATTTTTAATTGAATCCCTACCTATAGTTGCCCAACGATTTTGATTTAAAACAGAATCAGTCAAATTAATTTTTATTAGAGGATGAGAAATTTTGCTTGATATAAATTTAGCAAACAATTGAGATAATTTTGTTTTTCCAGTTCCAGAATTCCCAGTTAATATTTCAAATGGCTTAACCTTTAATGACAACAAATAGTTTTCAATCAATTCTTTATCAAAATAATATCCATTAGAAATTAAATATCTATAAAATGAATCAACCTGTATATTTTCAGACATATTAAAAACCTGCACGACCGTTTTGCGAAATGAAATCAATATTTCCTTGATTATATACAATTTATATATAAACAGATATTAAAAAATGTCGATCGTTAATTAATAACTATCCCAAACAAATAATAAAAAACATTATAAATATGACGTTATAAATTTGATATTAAAAAGTATAAAAAGGAGAATAAAATGAACAAGAAATTTTTAATTTTAACCGTTTTAACAATTTTTCTCGTGGGCATGCTCTGTGCTTATGCCGTAGAACCTGTTGATGCCAAGCCGATTGTTAAAATCAAGAAACACAAAACATATTATACAGCAAAATTCAAATACAAAGGAAAAACCTATAAAGCAAAACTAAAGAAAAACAAAAAGGACAGCAAAATGTATGGTGAAAAGATTTATGACACCACCAAAAAGAAAGGCGGGTCCAAATTCAGATTATTCTATACAAAGAATCCTGATGACTGGAGCAAAAAAGGCTGGAATTTCTGCAAATTAAGAGCAAGCAGTGGAGACTCACACCTCTACTACAAAATCAAATGGGTCAAATAAGC
This DNA window, taken from Methanobrevibacter sp., encodes the following:
- a CDS encoding McrB family protein, with amino-acid sequence MSENIQVDSFYRYLISNGYYFDKELIENYLLSLKVKPFEILTGNSGTGKTKLSQLFAKFISSKISHPLIKINLTDSVLNQNRWATIGRDSIKNIFPFEYYEGNYDLTIDGIPAKGSIYLLVQLRYKDEELTNYFQQILDSGKDETYFNINSELVNKFISNVPIPIDHKAEIHQTSNFCSYDNRGKKPEWNLETDFYKYTVFPKSYCEGSIFVNGKEYWAKIRITGKLYYEKDKKIQKHLKQKKDQDVEIIINVDDSFENVPDLTNNYLDLYKIIPIGANWTDNTNIVGYYNVITEDYQSTPAYELIKQAKNDPTNPYFLILDEMNLSHVERYFADFLSAIESGEEIPLYGNNETLKLPDNLFIIGTVNVDETTYMFSPKVLDRANTIEFDTLRAWDYMLSDSSDDDFKGDINYLQSPLEDSDISNLNIEDLKEILSQIYNGEDNLWDTLAMELTGFQETLKDSSFDFGFRVINEILRFMVVAWRYENEPKEWNNWERYFDAQIKQKILPKLHGSEKAIGNVVTNLFNICLVERNNNENPKNFEVTKENSRYYTSALKLQNMAKVLSDQRYVSFIN